A window of Steroidobacteraceae bacterium genomic DNA:
AAGTGGCAAATGCCTGACTGCATCGACCGGATTTCCGCTATCCAGTCATCGACTCCCAATTCCCCGGGCAACAACCGATCGACTGTTTCGCGTGCGCCGATATCGGATACGACGGCGTCTGCATGGATTTCCTCGCCAGCGGAAGTGCGTACTCCAACCACGCGGTCATCATCTACGAGCACAGTCTCCACCTTTACGCCCGCCCGCGCTTCGCCGCCGGACTGCCTGATGACGGGGAGAATCTGTTCGGCGATCACCGACGAGCCGCCGATGGGATACCAGCCCCCACTTTCGAGATAGGAATAGGCCACCAAGGCGTGAATCGCAAAGCTGGCCTTGCTGGGCCGCCCGCCATGGTCGCCCCATTGGGCAAAGAAGACAGCAGTCAACTCAGGGTTGTCAGTGATTTCGGCCGCTACTTCGGCCGTTGTCCTTCCGCACCAACGCATGAGATCACCCCTCTTCCACCACTCGATAAATGCGCCGATCGGCTGCGGCATTCCGCGGGACTGCAGCATGGCCATCGCCGCTTCTTTGCCTTTGTGGATCGCATCAAACCAGGCATCGATTGCCTTGCATTCATCTGGAAAGCGCTCTTTCAGATCAAGCACCTGCGCTGCGCATGGGCGTGAGAGTGGTAGCGGATCTGTGTTGCCGATGTGGAGCACATCGTAGACGGTTCCCATTGGTGCCAACTCGATGGGTGATGCGCAAAGCCAGTCGAGTAACCTGCGCTCCGGCTCGCCAGGCGCGACGCCGCTGAGATAATGAAGACCAACATCCCAGCTGAAGCCATTCCTCGAAAAGCTGTGCGTCAGTCCGCCCAGCGTCTGGTACTGCTCGAGCAACAAGACCCTGTGGCCCGTCCGCGATAGCGCCGCTGCCGCGGATAGCCCACCCATGCCGGAACCGACGACAATGACGTCCCATTGGTCGCGCGAGGTTTTGAATTGCCCTGCCATTGCCATTTGCGTCCCTCCAAAGGGAGGGTCGCGTCATTTGGATCTAACGGAAATAGGCAATTTCCGTAGCGCTGGTGAACAAACCGAGGCAAATCAGCGCAGCTGACTGTCCTTGGATCCGCGTCGGTTGTATGCCGAATGGGCTGTAGTTGGCTGATCGCTTTTCTGCTGGCAGGGCACGCACAATCGCACGCCCGGTAGCGCCGTGCGGCGTTCGATGGGAATTTCGATGCCGCAATCGCTGCAATGTGTCAGCGACGGGCCTTGCGGCAGACGGCTCTTGGCGCGCGCGACGCCGTCCTTGACAGTCGCGTCGATCTGCTCCTGCACTGCACCATCTTGTGCCCAACCGCTGGCCATCACCATAGATTAACGACAAGACGCAAGCGCACGCAAATATCCGGACTCTGGCAGCTGTTGGTGAGCACTCTATTGAGCGGCTATTTGAACTTGGCGACTCAATTCATCGCACGTTGCCTGGCAGGTTCATCAGCGGCCAGGACACGAAAACATAACGGGCGCGATTTCCAGCCATCAGGCATGATGACTGGCCGCCGAATGTCGAAAATTCGATGACCTTCCCGCGACACCGCAGGTAGCAAATCAGGGGGAAACCAGATGTCAGAATCGGAACTCATCGCGCGCGAACACGGCCTGTCCAAAGCGCTCTCCAAAGCACAGGTCGTGATGATCGGCCTGGGCGGCGCCATTGGCACTGGCCTTTTCATGGGAAGTGGTATCGCCATTCACTACGCGGGGCCCGCCGTACTCGTGAGCTACGCGATTGCCGGTTTCGTGGCTTTGGTGATGGTATTCAGCCTCTCCGAGATGGCCGTTGCGCACCCAGCGGCCGGATCTTTTGGCGTGTATGCCGAGACCTACCTCAATCCCTGGGCGGGCTTTGTGGTGCGATATACCTACTGGATCGCGCAAGTGATCGCGATTGGCGGCGAGTCGGTGGCAGCAGGCCTGTACATGACGTTCTGGTATCCGGGCGTGCCGGTATGGATGTGGTCGATTGCCTTTGCCTTTGTCCTTTTGTACGTCAACGCACGCTCCGTCGCCAACTTCGGCACGTTCGAGTACTGGTTCGCGATGATCAAGGTAGCGGCCATTGTCATATTCATTATTCTTGGTCTCGCGAGCATCCTCGGGATCGGCGCACCGGCCAAGGGTCTTACGAATCTCACGGGCCTGCCAGGCGGGTTCGCGCCGAACGGCTTCCAGGGCATTTGGCTTGCCGTGATCATGGGAGTCTTCTCGTTCAATGGCATCGAAGTGATCGCAGTCACCTCCGGCGAAGTCGCGGAACCGCAGAAGGCCATTCCCGCGGCGCTGCGAACGATGATCCTTCGGTTGTTTCTCTTCTACGTCGTCGCTTTGGCGATTGTCGTGACCTTCGTGCCGTGGACCGAAACCGGTGCCCGGGTCGTCGAAGAGAGCCCCTTCGTGCGCGTATTCACAAGTGTCGGCATTCCCTACGCTGCGGGTATTATGAACTTCGTTGTCTTGAGCGCCGCGCTGTCGAGCATGAATACCAACGTTTACCTGTGTTCGCGCATGCTGTTTTCTCTCTCGCGCGGCGGCTATGCGCCGCGCTTTCTCGGCCGGCTCGGTGCCAACCACACACCGGTCGGCGCCATTCTTACTTCCGGTGCCTGCATCCTCGCGGCAGCCGCGATCTCGAAGATTACGCCGGACGCTTATGGAAAACTGCTGGGCGTCGCACTCTTCGGCGCCATGACGGTCTGGATCATCATACTGGCAAGCCATCTGGGTTTTCGCCGCCGCCATCGTGCCGAGGATCTTCTCGTACGTATGCCGCTATTCCCGTGGATGCAGTACGCCGGCATCGCCCTCCTCCTCGCCATCCTCGTGACGATGGGGCTCGACCCGGATTGGAACATATCCTGGAAGTACGGCATTCCATGGCTTGTGATCGTGACTGTTGGCTATTTCATTTGGCGGGCGGCGCGCCGGCCAGAATCCTGACCAGCACGGCGCGCTCGATATTGCCACCGGAAACGACAGCGCATACTTTTCGGTACGGGTGCCGACGCGACAGTGCGGCAGCAACCGCAATCGCACCGGCGCCTTCTGCCGTCACCTGGGCTTGTAGCGACAGGAGGCGAATCGCAGCTGCGACTTCGTCAATCGACACCGTGCACGTGCCGTCGATCAGCCGGCTTGCAAGCGGCCAGAGCTCCGGCAAGATCGAACTGAAGCCTACACCGCTCACGAAGCCCGAGTCGTACTCGACTGTGGTTGGCTTGCCAGCGGCAATGGCGGCGGTCAGCGGTTGCGCTGAATCAAGTTCGCAGGCAATGATCTTGACGCTCGGCCGCAGAGGACGTACGGCACAAGCGATACCACAGGCCAAGGCGCCGCTGCCGAAGGGCGTGAAGACCGCATCGAGATCGTCCATTGACTCGACTATCTCAAGACCAATAGTGCCGTTCGCCGCGAGTGCTGCCGCGTCGCGGGCGGCATCGACAAGGAGTCCTTGCACTCCCGGCGCAGCTCCCGCCAGGATCGCTTGCCACCAGTCATCGAAATGCATCGTCACTATGTGGGCGCCGAGCTCCCGGAGCTGCCGAAGCTTGTGTGGTGGCGCATTGCCGGGGACGATCGCTGTTGCGGGTATACCGAGCCGCGCAGCCATCCAGGCCAATGCCACTGCGCTGTTTCCGGAACTCAGGGTATGGACGCCCGACGCCAGCGTATCGCGCTCCTTCGACAGTAACGAGTTGGCGACCGGACGCAATTTGAAAGATCCCGCAGGCTGCTCATTCTCGAGCTTGATCGCAATATTGCAATCGCTACCCGGTACCGCAAGCTCAAGTAGCCTGGTTCCAAGCGCCAAGCCACCGAGTCGCCGGCGCGCGGCCTCGATTGCGGCGTGCGGCACTTCGCCGATGACAGCGCGCATTGAAAGGGTTACCAGGCCCTCCCACCACAACTCAAAACGTTCTCGTTACGGCAACACCGACCGTGCGCGGCCGCGCCGTAATATGGGCAAGAGGATCTTGCGCCGAGGCGATCGCGTCGATTTCGGCACGCTCGTCGAAGAGATTCCGCGCAAAGAGACTCGCCGTCCACTGGTTCCAACTCAAGTTGGCCCTGAAGTTCGCTAGCGTATAGGCGTGCAAAGTCTGGTCGAAACCATTGGCGTTATTGAACTGGGATTGCGCTGATCCGCGGTGCGCGACATCGGCCCGCAGGTCGAGCTTCGCACTGCTGCCGACTGGAGTTCCCCAGCTCAACGCCGCGTTGTACTGAATGCGCGGAACCTTGGGCAGGCGGTCACCGACATTTCCCAGACTCGCATTGCTGCCGCTTGACAGCTGTGGCAGCTCGGTGATCACGGCATCGATATAAGAACCGCCGATAGCGAACTCAAAACCGGACCCGAGGAGCGCCTCGGCCTCAAGCTCGGCGCCGCGCACGCGCGCCTTGCCGCCGTTCGTTGTGAAGAAGAACGCCTGTGTATTGTCGAGGGCCTGCACCTGGATGTCTTTCCAGTTGATTTGGTAAATCGCGCCGTTCAAGCGCAGCCGGCGGTCGAGAAATTCATTCTTCGCGCCGATCTCGTAATTTGTCAGGAGATCGGGAGCGAAGCTCGGCGGAATACCGCTCGCAAAAGGTAGATCCGCCGCGTTGGTACCGCCGACTCGAAAGCCCTGAGCGACCGTCGCGTACAGCAGTCCTTGCGCGCCATATTTGTATGAAAGGTTGGCCTTGAACGTCGTTTTGTTGCCGCTTGCCGAATTGGTCTGTACACCAACAGGTATCTGGTTGCCGAAGCCGCCGAACGGATGGGTGGTCTCATTCTGGCTGTCCAACGAAGAGTGAAAGTACCGCAGGCCAGCAAGCAACGACCATTGCTCGTTGATCGTCCAGGTGACCTCGCCAAAGCCTGCGAATTGCTTCAACTGGTCATTGTCGATACGGCCGAAGAAGGTATTGCCGCTGGGGTTTTGCAGCGCATCGTCGCTGTCGAGCCGGCTGAAGGGCCCGGCGGGATTCCCGAAAGCGTTGATCTTGACGACTTCAACGCGAAAATCGCTGTGCTCATTCTGTGAAAACGCGCCGACGACGAAGTTGATGGGCCCCGACAATTTGGATGCGTAGCGCAATTCGCTCGCTGTGATCCGTCGCGCCTGCGGCTCGAGTGTAATGCCGGGTATCGGCACGCCGAAGAAGAACAGGATCGGCGAGGAGTCAAAGACGAAGCTGATATCGCGATCGAAATAGTTCGTTGTCGCCGTAAGCGTTCCCAGATCACCCGCGTACTCCGCCGTAAGCCCATAAATGTCGATCGTCTCATCCCATGGACTTTGGGTAAGGTCGGTATTGACGAGATCACCTCCCGGGATCGATGGAAAACCGGCGCCAGCGTCACCGAAGGATTGCACGCCAGGTGGCGTAAATCGCGCGGAGCCGCCGGCATGTAACGACTGGCTGGTCGTCGTGGCGGATAGCGCAAGCTTGTCTGTCGCCTGCCAACGCAGCGTCACGCGGGCGCCTCTCGTTCGCTCGGTATTGGCGTTTTCGATCGGGCCGGATGGTATGCGCACGGCGTCGATGAACCCGCTGTTGTCGACATCCCAACCTGTGAACCGAACCGCGAGCTTGTCGGTGATGATTGGCAGGTTGAGCGCCCCGTTGACGCCGAGATTGGACCCGCCATTGGCGGTCGTGGATGCCTCCGCATTGACATAGCCACCGAATCGGGCGAGATCGGGCTGCTTGGTAATGTAACGGATCGTGCCGCTCATCGAGCTTGCGCCGTAGAGCGTGCCCTGCGGGCCTTTCAGAACTTCGATGCGGTCGAGGTCGAAAAGCCGGATGTCCGCATTACGGCCTCCTCCATCATTTGCATTCGAGGCCGTGATCACAGCCTCGTCGTAATATACGCCGACCGTGGCCGGGCCGGTCGACGTGATGCCGCGAATGACATACTGTTTGTCGCCCGGACCGAGGTCGTTGAACGTAAGACTCGGTACGCGCGTAGCGTAATCTACGAACTCGGCGGCGCCAATTTTTGCGAGCGTATCGCCGGAAATCGCCTGGATGGCGCCGGGAATGTCCTGTGTCGACTGCTCACCGCGCTTCGAAGCCGTCACGACAACTTCCTGCAGCACTTCACTGCCGGAAGATGAGTTCGCCGCAATCGCCGGTACAGTTCGGACCGCAAGCGCGAACGAGAACGGTACCAGGGCCACTATCAGGCGCAGATTTGTACTGTATTCTTGGGTCACGTTTCGATCCCCTTTTGTGTCAGTAATTGATGCTGGGGTTGTCCCCCGGATAGATCACGCCAACGACGTTCATCCCGGCCAGCGTCGTTGCCTGTAGCGAATGCTTTTGTTTGCGGGGCAGGAAAATCACATCGCCCGCCCGTACGTCGGATTTCCGGTCCTCAGTCCACATGCAGCCTGCGCCAGAGTGAACAATGATTGCTTCCTCGTAGAGATGACGGTGCGGTGCCGCCTTGGATTCAGGAATGTGGCCGATGAACTGAGTGATAACGTCAGACCCGATGCGCTTGTCAACGAGAATCTGGAACCAGCGCGGACCCATGGCCGTGCGATGTTCCTCGTCGACGGACACGATGCGCTCCGGAAACCTGTTGTCAAAGTCATGCCTCATCGTATCGACCCAGGTGATGGCACCTCGTGGGCAAGCCGATGCAAATACTTCGAGGGTCGAGCCCGCAGCGGGCGCAAGTTCGAACGACTCGAATGGTCGGATATAGGCACCGTCCATGCACTGCAAGGCAAAGCGTCGACCGGAAATGCTCAAGCTGCCAGAGCCCTTCGAGACGAACAGCGCCGTATGGCAATCGCCAAACGTCATGATCGGCGACGCATCGCCCGTCACGCGCAGCAGTATCTGTGACTGGTAGGTCGCGCCGAACCCGCCCGACACGACGTCGCAATAACTGAGCGACCCGCGTACCGCGAACTTTGCGTGAGCCGGTGAGAATACGTAGCAGCCGCCGTTCAGGATCGTCCGCGCGCCTACTATCTCCTTGCTGTAACCCACCGCACGGTTCGCGGGGGAATTCGGATCGTCGAGCGGCGAGCCACCAGGAAGATTGGTATGTGCGCCGTCGCAGAAAGGCGCGGTGCCGGTCTGCTTGCAGGCGCAGAGCAGGACTTCTTCTGACACAGCTGCAACAAACTTTCGTGGTTCAAGACCGGTACCCCTGTGAGAACCGTCGCAGTAGGGCTGCTTTTTCGAGCGCCCGCAGGCGCACCAGAAATAGGCTTTGCCGGCCTCGACTTCGGCCAGGTAGGGCTTCAGCCGCGCGATTTCGGGCTTGACCTGCGCATTCATGGCTTCATGCGCCTCTTGACGTGACCGCCAGCGATCGGTTGCCTGTGTCCGCCGCTGCGCCCGGTCGATCCACGCTCGCCCACGAGGAACACGGCGGCGACGCAATACCTGCGTGGCGCAAGCGCGACGAGCGACCGAATACCAGTCGTGACCAATCGGGTCATTGTCATTACTCTCATTTAACCGTAGTCCGCTTGTACAGGGTAACTTTAGCCTGCGCGCCCTAATTTTGCGGACGTTGTATTGCAGCAACGACTGCGCCTTCCCTCCTGGCACCCCGCCGGTGCTAGCATCGAGCGCATGCGATCGACAGGGTTGATTTTCTGCTCGGTTTTGCTGGGAATCCTGCTCCCGCTCGTCGGCCGGGCCGCGGATCAGGACGACCTGTCGCTTTGGCGGATGTATCGCTCTACTCTTGCCGTGGCGCGCTACGTCGATCTGACACATGCATTTGCTCCGGGACAACCGGTGGGTGTCGGTTTCGGTCAGATGGAAGTCGGCCCGGCGCGTGCGTCCGTCACGATACCCGGCGTTATCGATGCCGGCGACCCTTTCACCTACGAGACGCTCGGCGCCGGGATCACTAGTTACAGGTTTCCAACCGATCAGGTCGCCACACAGCTCGATCCGCCTGCGCACATGAACTCGCATGGCGCGACGATCAGCGACCTGCCGCCAACATTCGCAGTGCGGCCGCTCGTTGTTGTCAATCTCGCCCAAAAAGTGATTCGTGATCCTGGATACGTTGCGACCGTACAGGACGTGATCGACTGGGAACGAAAGCACGGCCGCATTCCGAAAGGCTCAGTCGTAATGTTTCGCACGGACTGGTCGCGACGCTGGAGCGATC
This region includes:
- a CDS encoding NAD(P)/FAD-dependent oxidoreductase — its product is MAMAGQFKTSRDQWDVIVVGSGMGGLSAAAALSRTGHRVLLLEQYQTLGGLTHSFSRNGFSWDVGLHYLSGVAPGEPERRLLDWLCASPIELAPMGTVYDVLHIGNTDPLPLSRPCAAQVLDLKERFPDECKAIDAWFDAIHKGKEAAMAMLQSRGMPQPIGAFIEWWKRGDLMRWCGRTTAEVAAEITDNPELTAVFFAQWGDHGGRPSKASFAIHALVAYSYLESGGWYPIGGSSVIAEQILPVIRQSGGEARAGVKVETVLVDDDRVVGVRTSAGEEIHADAVVSDIGARETVDRLLPGELGVDDWIAEIRSMQSGICHFSMYLGFEGDVEAAGATKANHWIYPDGDMDAVWERAPNGKPPGMFVSFASLKDPQHDPGPKQRHAGEILIWTDWAVVARWAGTPSEKRCEDYVRFKKTVEDRVFEQFQAYFPELAKLVVFRELATPLSTVAITGHRNGAFYGLDVTPDRIMSKALRVKTPVNGLYLAGQDVASPGIPGALWGGVLCAGSIDPSVFKHIH
- a CDS encoding DksA/TraR family C4-type zinc finger protein, which encodes MASGWAQDGAVQEQIDATVKDGVARAKSRLPQGPSLTHCSDCGIEIPIERRTALPGVRLCVPCQQKSDQPTTAHSAYNRRGSKDSQLR
- a CDS encoding amino acid permease; translated protein: MSESELIAREHGLSKALSKAQVVMIGLGGAIGTGLFMGSGIAIHYAGPAVLVSYAIAGFVALVMVFSLSEMAVAHPAAGSFGVYAETYLNPWAGFVVRYTYWIAQVIAIGGESVAAGLYMTFWYPGVPVWMWSIAFAFVLLYVNARSVANFGTFEYWFAMIKVAAIVIFIILGLASILGIGAPAKGLTNLTGLPGGFAPNGFQGIWLAVIMGVFSFNGIEVIAVTSGEVAEPQKAIPAALRTMILRLFLFYVVALAIVVTFVPWTETGARVVEESPFVRVFTSVGIPYAAGIMNFVVLSAALSSMNTNVYLCSRMLFSLSRGGYAPRFLGRLGANHTPVGAILTSGACILAAAAISKITPDAYGKLLGVALFGAMTVWIIILASHLGFRRRHRAEDLLVRMPLFPWMQYAGIALLLAILVTMGLDPDWNISWKYGIPWLVIVTVGYFIWRAARRPES
- a CDS encoding pyridoxal-phosphate dependent enzyme, whose translation is MRAVIGEVPHAAIEAARRRLGGLALGTRLLELAVPGSDCNIAIKLENEQPAGSFKLRPVANSLLSKERDTLASGVHTLSSGNSAVALAWMAARLGIPATAIVPGNAPPHKLRQLRELGAHIVTMHFDDWWQAILAGAAPGVQGLLVDAARDAAALAANGTIGLEIVESMDDLDAVFTPFGSGALACGIACAVRPLRPSVKIIACELDSAQPLTAAIAAGKPTTVEYDSGFVSGVGFSSILPELWPLASRLIDGTCTVSIDEVAAAIRLLSLQAQVTAEGAGAIAVAAALSRRHPYRKVCAVVSGGNIERAVLVRILAGAPPAK
- a CDS encoding TonB-dependent receptor, producing the protein MTQEYSTNLRLIVALVPFSFALAVRTVPAIAANSSSGSEVLQEVVVTASKRGEQSTQDIPGAIQAISGDTLAKIGAAEFVDYATRVPSLTFNDLGPGDKQYVIRGITSTGPATVGVYYDEAVITASNANDGGGRNADIRLFDLDRIEVLKGPQGTLYGASSMSGTIRYITKQPDLARFGGYVNAEASTTANGGSNLGVNGALNLPIITDKLAVRFTGWDVDNSGFIDAVRIPSGPIENANTERTRGARVTLRWQATDKLALSATTTSQSLHAGGSARFTPPGVQSFGDAGAGFPSIPGGDLVNTDLTQSPWDETIDIYGLTAEYAGDLGTLTATTNYFDRDISFVFDSSPILFFFGVPIPGITLEPQARRITASELRYASKLSGPINFVVGAFSQNEHSDFRVEVVKINAFGNPAGPFSRLDSDDALQNPSGNTFFGRIDNDQLKQFAGFGEVTWTINEQWSLLAGLRYFHSSLDSQNETTHPFGGFGNQIPVGVQTNSASGNKTTFKANLSYKYGAQGLLYATVAQGFRVGGTNAADLPFASGIPPSFAPDLLTNYEIGAKNEFLDRRLRLNGAIYQINWKDIQVQALDNTQAFFFTTNGGKARVRGAELEAEALLGSGFEFAIGGSYIDAVITELPQLSSGSNASLGNVGDRLPKVPRIQYNAALSWGTPVGSSAKLDLRADVAHRGSAQSQFNNANGFDQTLHAYTLANFRANLSWNQWTASLFARNLFDERAEIDAIASAQDPLAHITARPRTVGVAVTRTF
- a CDS encoding CDGSH iron-sulfur domain-containing protein translates to MLQYNVRKIRARRLKLPCTSGLRLNESNDNDPIGHDWYSVARRACATQVLRRRRVPRGRAWIDRAQRRTQATDRWRSRQEAHEAMNAQVKPEIARLKPYLAEVEAGKAYFWCACGRSKKQPYCDGSHRGTGLEPRKFVAAVSEEVLLCACKQTGTAPFCDGAHTNLPGGSPLDDPNSPANRAVGYSKEIVGARTILNGGCYVFSPAHAKFAVRGSLSYCDVVSGGFGATYQSQILLRVTGDASPIMTFGDCHTALFVSKGSGSLSISGRRFALQCMDGAYIRPFESFELAPAAGSTLEVFASACPRGAITWVDTMRHDFDNRFPERIVSVDEEHRTAMGPRWFQILVDKRIGSDVITQFIGHIPESKAAPHRHLYEEAIIVHSGAGCMWTEDRKSDVRAGDVIFLPRKQKHSLQATTLAGMNVVGVIYPGDNPSINY
- a CDS encoding cyclase family protein — protein: MRSTGLIFCSVLLGILLPLVGRAADQDDLSLWRMYRSTLAVARYVDLTHAFAPGQPVGVGFGQMEVGPARASVTIPGVIDAGDPFTYETLGAGITSYRFPTDQVATQLDPPAHMNSHGATISDLPPTFAVRPLVVVNLAQKVIRDPGYVATVQDVIDWERKHGRIPKGSVVMFRTDWSRRWSDPKRFTARPFPGVSVEALKFLHLQRKILFHGHEPLDTDMTSDFVAETWLLKHNYTQAEGVANLDLVPEAGALVSIGFAKPEGGTGGFARFIAIVPKNWPNGVTIDESPGAPLPEYEEALKRADDGVLRRPR